A single genomic interval of Apis cerana isolate GH-2021 linkage group LG14, AcerK_1.0, whole genome shotgun sequence harbors:
- the LOC107999896 gene encoding histone-lysine N-methyltransferase ash1 isoform X1, translating into MSGDSGWNTVIHHPSELELQNWNWEENDGEQERELPSTVDMDAIKGGGSWDPTTEPNGTDSVDSEEDSDSDDETSGGTEGSCSYSDSNSDSDDESSGDEEEDTGSNSDCTSEHSEQTFSIQKTNFEPGALKLKISMKGPKKEDSEKEKNKRSIPKKVKTNRGGKSSECSSDESDSSENHSTSQHTQQQQQQMQQSQQQQQPQQHPTLQEINQEDLAAILPDQEHEDAPFDGFEDSESGRLVSKAIERMSLGADSDTSENGDQNPVPVYSSTLLQQFVEKTALLSEPRKRRSKLGKKLNDSEYPCVSNVSPDSGIQSVDNSPLHLAISPVSPPTQTQSPVQPVVTKPAVNVDRVLYPPKRKPGRPAKTVSTQPRGPGRPRLKPEIVEKIERIEKTEKTGKTEKIEKKETVFQAVKVTKEETTKRGKTKSTSQKTVVTRTDKNEENNSTKKLKEKPACQKKRTCNVSKQCTPGKVTGKRNNTSSPARVKCLSRSVTNKYGKEGIQCNGGTCKKMRKDKPGIGNKTTPLRRQKQSACDRISNDRKVINSNKRNLKENRSSTVPLAKRQASLKKNVAPVTRRVLKENKSTKKTTGFETNGVGVQTLISLPVGEVLKAEKAENITNKCDKATQPIHNHCRKHHHHKHRRRLLLPPKNPIRIHPCLIQELEKLIEEFSRLCSLGRNNSNSGYSELPQIFRVKKLTKKRKGGDVTSNDDQKLKRRLKKEKILSGTDSKNNMNANANSNPNEQRLPLKKRHYHVSSPHSSQSSNASGADLAVNEANSTESHIEEAIEATITRYGSGSAFSFQEDSVPVTPKKRHRDTEAGSPDKSNATSSDLLEEKPLSQIEVQPRRKKKIVKDLRVTVTKLPVESHGILEKSDKMDKTEKSDKAEKSEKYSTDRSSKYRTEKSRSEKIVAEKIIKSDKNQTDKIEKRDLSPEHVRLEKNIKIDAPEFNTTESFDESEIKPAQNNLNSNVPNPLNSAAVLVLTKKKMRRRKAINRTGFPTLKKKKKRSLNANDTSTDASKTMVLSNEDGTDVGADGENSTKEGIEDSVVDSKTSVLSNTELQNVFIDELSTKHISNAIQNRVQSKVDSIANRENSNSSKSETNRHVRSEELSEPRSGQLRVRKDLVETDNDNALNKLCPVKFEKIQDSKLYDENASLEESLEKFTSNQRVAELNEENIKRFERANSQTNIKTENSNSFNGNQKKRRGSSSPCNLTPRNIKRLRSSGYDMENDILPNSDINDDHEVGKHSNSTHSRKKQSRWKKRYLQGGILQEYGKDIEGKIRGSIENNNATGRNKVVCETTESASATLLSTTYQCGKLLRQRKMPFQLPYDLWWLHTQSRLPSRESVPSWNYKKIRTNVYYDVKPTTLYEAQACECKPESGCGDDCINRMVFSECSPQLCPCGDKCENQKIQKHEWAPGLQKFMTEDKGWGVRTQQSIKSGVFILEYVGEVVSEREFKSRMATRYANDTHHYCLHLDGGLVIDGHRMGGDGRFVNHSCEPNCEMQKWSVHGLPRMALFASRDIKPGEELTYDYNFALFNPSEGQECRCGSNACRGVIGGKSQRVSKSITSIPSQLEPTERRSVGRPRKNVRKSNAVQSVNSKGMCKSRKVGDSNLIHAPALKPMSHQQRCFAQQHHCFLLRNLEKVRRVKLLVNQVQMQNGKVKCGNATTVKEKSSGDAKIQSDAFFSQLTALTNVNTRTVRTRRLAQAQDDPEVNKTAKLAKVLKDLYSIVATAKDENDQLLCTPFITLPSKRKLPDYYEKISDPIDLSTIDQCIGTGHYKTAEHFDHDMIKLFDNNVRFFGRTSEMGIAAARLRKLYLGSKPDFVDAITEATGCPPSQGFLPPRGSTAGEEDVIRCICGLHRDEGLMIQCERCLVWQHCDCVKADTSIESYLCERCHPRPVDLEIPLEGDEEEEGKKHYVTLMRGDLQLRQGDTVYVLRDTPEKHTYKTIQKPDYEQMDIFRIERLWKNAEGERFVFGHHYLRPHETYHEPTRKFYENEVVCAPLYEAVPCDLVAERCWVLDPHTYCKGRPVGSTPEHTYVCEYRVDRAARLFTKVARARHQVCTKPYAFETFPQRIKHYRTYLPHSLEGIQIGSKMNKEKKKSNNQDVDNNQKSESNENAKTHTKDQQKSSTSKNRRRSNEILPIVTPATSYAQREEQRRRLNNILIGLLQKMPNKKDPLDLSFLLERNRRNRKRPGGLNP; encoded by the exons ATGTCTGGTGATTCAGGATGGAATACTGTTATTCACCATCCTTCAGAATTAGAATTACAGAATTGGAATTGGGAAGAAAACGATGGAGAACAAGAAAGGGAGCTCCCTTCAACTGTTGATATGGATGCTATAAAGGGTGGTGGTAGCTGGGATCCAACTACTGAACCTAATg gaaCAGATTCGGTTGATTCCGAAGAAGATTCAGATTCCGACGACGAAACCTCTGGCGGTACAGAAGGTAGTTGTTCTTATTCAGATTCGAATTCGGATTCAGACGACGAAAGTAGTGGTGACGAGGAAGAAGATACAGGATCCAATTCGGATTGTACATCGGAACATAGCGAACAAACATTTTCCattcaaaaaacaaattttgaaccg GGAGcgcttaaattaaaaatcagtaTGAAAGGTCCAAAAAAAGAGGAttcggaaaaagaaaaaaataaaagaagcataccaaaaaaagttaaaacgaatcgaggaggaaag TCATCAGAATGCAGTAGCGATGAGTCTGACTCATCTGAAAATCATTCAACTTCACAACATACacagcaacaacagcaacaaatGCAACAAtctcaacaacaacaacagccaCAACAACATCCAACTCTTCAAGAGATTAATCAAGAAGATTTGGCGGCTATTTTACCAGATCAAGAGCATGAAGATGCTCCATTTGATGGATTTGAAGATTCAGAAAGTGGTCGGTTAGTATCGAAAGCTATCGAGAGAATGTCTCTTGGTGCAGATTCAGATACGAGTGAAAATGGTGATCAAAATCCTGTACCTGTGTATAGTTCCACTTTATTACAACAATTTGTAGAAAAAACAGCTCTGTTATCAGAACCAAGAAAAAGGCGGAgtaaattaggaaaaaaattgaatgattcAGAATATCCTTGTGTTTCGAATGTATCTCCAGATTCAGGAATTCAATCGGTAGATAATAGTCCATTACATTTGGCAATTAGTCCTGTAAGTCCTCCAACACAGACACAATCACCGGTGCAACCTGTTGTTACAAAACCTGCAGTAAACGTAGATCGCGTTTTATATCCACCTAAACGAAAACCTGGTAGGCCAGCAAAGACAGTGTCTACGCAACCCCGTGGACCTGGTAGGCCAAGATTAAAGCcagaaattgtagaaaaaatagaaagaatagaaaaaacagaaaaaactggaaaaaccgaaaaaattgaaaagaaagaaactgttTTCCAAGCAGTAAAAGTcacaaaagaagaaacaactAAAAGAGGAAAAACAAAATCTACATCACAGAAAACTGTTGTAACTCGAacagataaaaatgaagaaaataattcaactaaaaaattaaaagagaaaccAGCTTGTCAAAAGAAACGGACTTGCAATGTTTCTAAACAGTGTACGCCGGGAAAAGTAACTGGAAAGAGGAATAATACAAGTTCCCCAGCGCGTGTCAAGTGCCTAAGTAGATCTGTTACGAATAAGTATGGAAAAGAGGGAATTCAATGCAATGGTGGGACGTGTAAGAAAATGAGGAAAGATAAGCCTGGAATAGGAAATAAGACAACTCCTTTACGACGACAAAAACAATCGGCTTGTGATCGAATTTCGAACGATAGGAAAGTAATTAactcgaataaaagaaatttaaaagaaaatagaagtaGTACTGTTCCCTTAGCTAAGAGACAAGcatcattaaagaaaaatgttgcgCCAGTTACGCGACGTGtattgaaagaaaacaaaagtaCTAAAAAAACAACTGGATTTGAAACAAATGGTGTTGGAGTTCAAACTCTAATATCTTTACCTGTTGGCGAGGTATTAAAGGCTGAAAAAGCTGAAAATATAACCAATAAATGCGATAAGGCGACGCAACCTATACATAATCACTGTCGCAAACATCATCATCACAAACATAGAAGACGATTATTGTTGCCACCTAAAAATCCTATACGTATCCATCCATGTCTCATacaagaattagaaaaattgatagaagaattttcaagattGTGTAGTTTAGgtagaaataattcaaactcTGGATATTCTGAATTACCCCAAATTTttcgtgtaaaaaaattaacaaaaaaaagaaagggaggggaTGTTACCTCAAACGATgatcagaaattaaaaagacgccttaaaaaagagaagattcTGTCAGGAAcagattcaaaaaataatatgaatgcaAATGCAAATTCAAATCCAAACGAACAAAGGttaccattaaaaaaaaggcaTTATCATGTATCCAGTCCTCATAGTTCACAAAGTTCGAATGCAAGTGGCGCTGATTTGGCTGTTAATGAAGCGAATTCTACTGAAAGTCATATAGAAGAAGCAATCGAAGCTACAATAACGAGATATGGAAGTGGTTCTGCCTTCTCTTTCCAAGAAGATTCTGTACCTGTTACTCCTAAGAAGAGACATAGGGATACCGAAGCTGGTAGTCCTGACAAGTCTAATGCAACATCTTCCGATTTATTGGAAGAAAAACCCTTGAGCCAAATAGAAGTACAACCGcgtcgtaaaaagaaaattgtcaaAGACCTTCGCGTGACAGTTACAAAATTACCTGTTGAAAGTCAtggaattttagaaaaatccgACAAAATGGATAAAACTGAGAAAAGTGATAAAGCCGAAAAATCCGAGAAATATTCCACTGATAGAAGTTCAAAATATCGTACAGAAAAAAGTAGAAGTGAGAAAATAGTTgcagagaaaataataaaaagcgataaaaatcaaactgataaaattgaaaaaagagatCTCTCGCCAGAACATGTTcgcttggaaaaaaatataaaaatcgatgcGCCGGAATTTAATACAACGGAAAGCTTTGATGAAAGTGAAATTAAACCAGCACAAAACAATCTCAATTCAAATGTTCCAAATCCTTTGAATTCTGCTGCTGTATTAGTTTTgactaagaaaaaaatgagacgGCGGAAAGCTATCAATCGTACAGGTTTTCcaacattaaaaaagaagaagaaaagatctTTAAATGCAAATGATACATCGACGGATGCATCAAAAACTATGGTTTTAAGCAATGAAGATGGTACAGACGTCGGTGCTGATGGTGaaaattcaacaaaagaaGGAATCGAAGATTCAGTAGTTGACAGTAAAACAAGTGTGTTAAGCAATACTGAGttacaaaatgtatttattgatGAACTTTCGACTAAACATATTAGTAATGCCATACAAAATCGAGTTCAGTCAAAAGTTGATTCAATTGCAAAtcgagaaaattcaaattcatcaaaatcgGAAACGAATAGACATGTTCGATCTGAAGAACTTTCAGAACCTCGATCAGGTCAATTGCGAGTTCGGAAAGATCTTGTAGAAACAGATAACGACAAtgcattgaataaattatgccctgttaaatttgaaaaaattcaagattcaaaattatatgatgaaaATGCATCTTTAGAAGAATCCCTCGAAAAATTCACTTCAAATCAACGCGTTGCAGAATTAAACgaagagaatataaaaagatttgagCGTGCAAATTCCCAAACGAATATCAAAacggaaaattcaaattcttttaatgGCAATCAGAAAAAACGAAGAGGATCTTCGAGCCCTTGTAATTTGACTCctagaaatataaaacgttTACGTAGTTCTGGTTATGATATGGAGAATGACATTTTGCCTAATAGCGACATTAATGATGATCACGAGGTAGGAAAACATTCAAATTCGACGCATTCGAGAAAGAAGCAGTCTCGATGGAAGAAACGTTATTTACAAGGAGGTATTCTACAGGAATATGGCAAAGATATTGAAGGAAAAATACGTGGtagcattgaaaataataatgccaCTGGAAGAAACAAAGTTGTATGTGAAACTACTGAATCTGCATCTGCTACGTTATTGTCTACCACATATCAATGTGGTAAGCTTTTACGACAAAGAAAAATGCCATTTCAATTGCCATATGATTTGTGGTGGCTACATACACAATCTAGATTACCTAGCAGAGAATCAGTTCCATCTTGGAATTACAA AAAAATTCGTACTAACGTATATTACGATGTCAAACCCACTACACTTTATGAAGCGCAAGCTTGCGAATGCAAGCCGGAAAGCGGTTGCGGAGATGATTGTATCAATCGTATGGTTTTCAGTGAATGTTCTCCACAACTTTGTCCTTGTGGTGATAAATGCGAGAatcagaaaattcaaaaacatgAGTGGGCACCGGGTTTACAAAAATTCATGACAGAGGATAAAGGTTGGGGTGTAAGAACTCAACAATCTATTAAATCAGGtgtttttattcttgaatatGTTGGAGAAGTCGTTTCtgaaagagaatttaaatcTAGAATGGCGACCAG ATATGCCAATGATACACACCATTATTGCTTACATCTTGATGGAGGTTTAGTAATTGATGGTCATCGTATGGGTGGCGATGGAAGATTTGTAAATCATTCTTGTGAACCTAATTGTGAGATGCAAAAATGGAGTGTCCATGGTCTTCCACGAATGGCGCTATTCGCTTCTAGAGATATTAAACCAGGAGAGGAATTgacatatgattataattttgcacTTTTTAATCCATCTGAAGGACAAGAATGTAGATGCGGTAGTAACGCCTGTAGAGGAGTGAttg GTGGGAAGAGTCAAAGAGTTTCTAAAAGTATCACTTCTATTCCGTCGCAATTAGAACCGACAGAAAGACGATCGGTTGGAAGaccaagaaaaaatgtaagaaaatcTAATGCAGTACAGTCTGTAAATTCGAAAGGCATGTGTAAATCTCGAAAAGTAGGCGATTCTAATCTAATTCATGCCCCTGCATTAAAACCTATGTCTCATCAACAAAGATGTTTTGCTCAGCAACATCATTGCttcttattaagaaatttagaaaaagtaagacgagttaaattattagtaaatcAAGTACAAATGCAAAATGGTAAAGTAAAATGTGGTAATGCAACTACTGTAAAAGAAAAGAGTTCAGGTGATGCTAAAATCCAATCTGATGCATTTTTCTCACAATTAACTGCTTTAACAAATGTAAATACACGTACTGTACGAACTCGACGACTAGCTCAAGCTCAAGATGATCCAGAAGTGAATAAAACTGCAAAATTAGCTAAG gtaTTGAAAGATCTATATAGTATAGTAGCTACTGcaaaagatgaaaatgatcaattattatgTACACCATTTATCACGTTAccttcaaaaagaaaattacctgattattatgaaaaaatatcagatCCTATAGATTTATCAACAATCGATCAATGTATTGGTACAGGTCACTATAAAACTGCAGAACATTTTGATCATGATATGATTAAACTTTTTGATAACAATGTAAGATTCTTTGGGAGAACTTCTGAAATGGGTATTGCTGCAGCTAGActaagaaaattatacttgGGAAGTAAGCCTGATTTCGTGGATGCAATAACAGAAGCAACTGGTTGTCCACCATCTCAAGGTTTCTTACCTCCTCGTGGTTCAACCGCGGGTGAAGAAGATGTTATCAGGTGTATTTGTGGTTTACATAG GGATGAGGGATTGATGATTCAATGCGAACGCTGTCTCGTATGGCAGCATTGTGATTGTGTTAAAGCTGATACGAGCATAGAATCTTACTTGTGTGAAAGATGTCATCCACGACCTGTGGACTTAGAAATACCATTAGAAGGTGATGAGGAAGAAGAAGGCAAAAAACATTATGTTACTTTGATGCGTGGTGACTTACAACTTCGACAGGGAGATACCGTATATGTTTTAAGAGATACTCCAGAAAAACATACATACAAAACAATTCAAAAACCTGATTACGAACAAAtggatatatttagaattgagAGACTCTGGAAAAACGCGGA AGGTGAAAGATTTGTATTTGGTCATCACTATTTAAGACCACATGAAACGTATCACGAACcaacaagaaaattttatgaaaatgaagtTGTGTGTGCTCCACTTTACGAAGCTGTTCCGTGTGATTTGGTTGCTGAACGCTGTTGGGTCCTTGATCCTCATACGTATTGTaaag gacGGCCGGTTGGTTCTACACCAGAGCATACTTACGTTTGCGAATATCGCGTTGATCGGGCGGCTCGATTATTTACAAAAGTTGCCAGAGCTAGACATCAAGTTTGTACGAAGCCTTATGCATTTGAAACTTTTCCACAACGCATTAAGCATTATCGTACATATTTG CCTCATAGTCTTGAAGGAATTCAAATAGgaagtaaaatgaataaagaaaaaaagaaatctaataatcAAGATGttgataataatcaaaaatctgAATCGAATGAAAATGCAAAAACGCACACTAAAGATCAACAAAAATCTTCTACGAGCAAGAATAGACGtcgatcgaatgaaattttacctATTGTCACACCCGCTACATCGTATGCCCAG AGAGAAGAACAAAGAAGACgattgaacaatattttaatcggaCTATTACAAAAAATGCCGAATAAAAAGGATCCCTTAgatttgtcatttttattagaaaggAATAGACGAAATCGTAAAAGGCCAGGGGGATTAAATCCGTGA